The window GGGCCGTTTAGCTGGCCTTCCAGCACTTCCTGGGTGGCGAAGCGCAACACTTCGATAGCCATCGGGTCGGTGGCCTCGCGGCTACGCAGGATGTCGCAATAGTCGGCCATCGTGCCGTCGAGCGAGAGCACCAGTCCTTCCAGCTTGGTGATGATGTCGCCGGCCTCGACGCCCACGCGATCGGCCGGCGAACCGGAGGCAACGGAGGCGACCCAGATGCCGGTATCGCCGTCGGCGGTGATGACCGCCTCGCCGTTGATGCCGATGGTCTCCATATCGACGCCGCCGCGCAGTTGCTCGACGATGGTTCGCGCGTCGGCGGCGTTGATGGCGAAGTATTGGCTCACGTCGGATGCGCCGGCGTAGTTGACGCCCACGACTTTGCCGTCGGCCGTCACCAGCGGGCCGCCGGAGTTGCCGGGGTTAATCGTCGCGTCGTGCTCCAGCACCTGATCGACCGACGCCCAACTCGTTTCGCCGTCGGCTTCTTCCTTAGATATAACGCCGCGGGTGAGCGACGGCTCCGGGTCGCCCAGCGGGTAGCCCAGGGCGTAGACCTCGGTGCCCAGCGACACGGGCGCGGTGTTCCAGTCGAGGAACGGGTAGCCCTCGCCCTCGATGTCGATGACGGCCAGGTCGGAACATTCCGACACGCCCAGGACGCGGGCGTTGAGCGGTTCGTCCTGGCCCTGAACAAAGACCTGCAGGAAGGCCGAGCCGGTGACGACGTGGTTGTTGGTGACGGCGATGCCCGACGGATCGATGATGAAGCCCGACCCGCGACCAGCGGTATTGAGTTGCATACCGAATTCAGGATCCATGAAGCTGCCCTCGGCCTCGATCTGGATCGTGGCCTGGATGGCGTCCTGGAAGGTACTCATGGCCGTTGGCCCGGAGGCGGTGGGCTCGGCAGTGGGTTCGGCGACGGGTTCGGCCGTCGGTTCGGGGGCCTGGGTCGGCTCAGCCTGGGCCACCGTAGCCGCCGGTTCAATGGTGACTTCGGTTGTCGGTTCCTCGCCACCACCGCCGCAGGCGATCAAAAGGGCGGCGAACAATACGAATATTACAATAAGACTCAAGGGGCGCACACGCTTCATTCCTGACCTCCTCAACTTGGTTAAAAATGATCCTCCGATCTAAAAGGCTGACGGCCTTCTCATCTTGCCAACATGCGCGGCATTATACTGCATGTCCGGGCTTAGTAATAGTTAAGCAATTAACAGCGGCCGGTATCATTTGGTAACTATTTAGCCCCTCAAATCGTCTAGGTAATAATAATGAATTTTACTAAGTATTAATAATGGCGCGGCGCGTTAAAAAGGGCTTCCGGTTGGCCTGGGCCTATTGACTTTTGTCCTCGGCTTATGCTAGACTGCACTTTTGATCTAGAGGAAGAGGAAAAGGTGTGGGGTGCATTAGCCAGCCCATCGCCGGTTGAAACAGTTTATATTTGAATTCATTATTGCTGAACCGGCAGGCCCTCAGCCTCTTTTCGCGCATTAATCGGCCGATCTCGGCATTGTTTGAGATCGATGGGAAGACGGCAAGGAATTATTTAACGATGAGTGACGATTTGAACGATCCGTTGTCCGACGAAATGGAGATCCTCAACGCGCTTCTCAACGAGGGTATCGAGCAACGTTATTTAACGTATGACCAGATTTTAGAGGCGTTACCCGAAATCGAGAACAATATCACGCTGCTGGAAACGCTGCTCGAGGAAGCCCAGACGCTCGGTTTGGCGATCTACGAGAACGAAGAGGACATCGTGGCCGTGGCGCTGAGCGAGGATGTGGACGAGGTCGATGAGGCGCTGATCGAGGCCGAGCTGCGCGAAGCAGAGCGCGTCGTCCGCCCGGCCCGCGTGCGCTCCCACGACGCGCCGCTGTTCGACCTGAGCAACGTGCCCATCGACGACTCGGTGGGTCTCTATTTCCGCGAGATGGGCCAGCAATCGC is drawn from Candidatus Promineifilum breve and contains these coding sequences:
- a CDS encoding trypsin-like peptidase domain-containing protein, translated to MKRVRPLSLIVIFVLFAALLIACGGGGEEPTTEVTIEPAATVAQAEPTQAPEPTAEPVAEPTAEPTASGPTAMSTFQDAIQATIQIEAEGSFMDPEFGMQLNTAGRGSGFIIDPSGIAVTNNHVVTGSAFLQVFVQGQDEPLNARVLGVSECSDLAVIDIEGEGYPFLDWNTAPVSLGTEVYALGYPLGDPEPSLTRGVISKEEADGETSWASVDQVLEHDATINPGNSGGPLVTADGKVVGVNYAGASDVSQYFAINAADARTIVEQLRGGVDMETIGINGEAVITADGDTGIWVASVASGSPADRVGVEAGDIITKLEGLVLSLDGTMADYCDILRSREATDPMAIEVLRFATQEVLEGQLNGPELEQSFSFAQAVEVAEEPAAGGDTGGDTGGTTYTEFVGIYDDSNAVYVEVPVEWVEVDGSNWLDEDDGTVLGSQLIAAPNINEFSTTFTTPGVQILAGAYFGDITMGELVDFFDFSTDCTLEGRFDYEDPIYTGVYDLYSDCAGEGSVIIVLGAEPAARNYSVIVLVQAVTDADLDAMDHILNTFNIVGTLPGQ